Proteins from a genomic interval of Triticum urartu cultivar G1812 unplaced genomic scaffold, Tu2.1 TuUngrouped_contig_7314, whole genome shotgun sequence:
- the LOC125531511 gene encoding blue copper protein 1a-like — MTSKQTLVVAIAVAALTIAFLPGLAVAMEHVVGDDKGWALDFNYTAWAEANQFVIGDTLVFEYGIAGHDVVEVGGPDFLACNQPENAVVWSSGEDRVALHKAGPRWFFCGTDQHCERGMKLKITVLETAPPAPQPKPPLVAPPPSSPAGKLGACLGEAAAVVTALAVAMLVL; from the exons ATGACTTCCAAGCAGACGCTCGTCGTCGCGATCGCCGTGGCCGCCCTCACCATCGCCTTCCTTCCGGGGCTCGCCGTCGCCATGGAACACGTGGTCGGCGACGACAAGGGCTGGGCCCTCGATTTCAACTACACGGCCTGGGCTGAGGCCAATCAGTTTGTGATCGGCGACACGCTAG TGTTCGAGTACGGGATCGCCGGCCACGACGTGGTGGAGGTGGGCGGGCCGGATTTCCTCGCTTGCAACCAGCCGGAGAACGCCGTCGTCTGGTCCTCCGGTGAGGACCGGGTCGCGCTCCACAAGGCCGGACCGCGGTGGTTCTTCTGCGGCACGGACCAGCACTGCGAGAGGGGGATGAAGCTCAAGATCACCGTCCTCGAGACCGCCCCACCGGCTCCCCAACCCAAGCCCCCGTTGGTTGCTCCACCGCCGTCCAGCCCCGCAGGCAAGCTGGGGGCGTGCTTGGGGGAGGCAGCTGCCGTGGTCACCGCGCTCGCCGTGGCCATGCTCGTGCTCTAG